A region from the Drosophila mauritiana strain mau12 chromosome 2L, ASM438214v1, whole genome shotgun sequence genome encodes:
- the LOC117144761 gene encoding cullin-2 codes for MSLKPKIVEFVDVWPRLRCIAESVITLTKVERSVWNTSFSDVYTLCVAQPEPMADRLYGETKHFLEQHVQEMLAKKVLIEGECCHSNGGPDLLQRYYTTWMEYSQGIKYLHQLYIYLNQQHIKKQKITDTESFYGNLSSDAAEQMEIGELGLDIWRLYMIEYLSSELVRHILEGIAADRASNGTLDHHRVQIINGVIHSFVEVQDYKKTGSLKLYQELFEGPMLEASGAYYTDEANKLLHRCSVSEYMQDVIRILEYESRRAQKFLHVSSLPKLRKECEEKFINDRLGFIYSECREMVSEERRQDLRNMYVVLKPIPDNLKSELITTFLDHIKSEGLQTVSALKGENIHIAFVENMLKVHHKYQELIADVFENDSLFLSALDKACASVINRRPTERQPCRSAEYVAKYCDTLLKKSKTCEAEIDQKLTNNITIFKYIEDKDVYQKFYSRLLAKRLIHEQSQSMDAEEGMINRLKQACGYEFTNKLHRMFTDISVSTDLNNKFNTHLKDSNVDLGINLAIKVLQAGAWPLGSTQVIPFAVPQEFEKSIKMFEDYYHKLFSGRKLTWLHHMCHGELKLSHLKKSYIVTMQTYQMAIILLFETCDSLSCREIQNTLQLNDETFQKHMQPIIESKLLNASSENLAGETRIELNLDYTNKRTKFKISSALQKETPQEVEHTINSVDEDRKLFLQAAIVRIMKARKVLKHNALIQEVLSLSKVSFTPNIAMIKKCVESLIDKQYIERTANSGDEYSYMA; via the exons ATGTCGCTCAAGCCCAAAATAGTGGAGTTTGTCGATGTTTGGCCGCGCCTGCGCTGCATCGCAGAGTCGGTGATAACGCTCACCAAAGTGGAGCGCTCGGTGTGGAACACAAGCTTCAG CGACGTTTACACACTGTGCGTAGCGCAGCCGGAACCGATGGCTGATCGTCTCTATGGCGAAACGAAGCACTTTCTCGAGCAGCACGTCCAGGAGatgctggccaaaaaggtGCTGATCGAGGGAGAATGCTGCCATTCCAATGGTGGCCCAGACCTTCTCCAGCGTTACTACACCACCTGGATGGAATATAGTCAGGGTATCAAGTATCTGCACCAATTATACAT CTACCTGAATCAGCAACACATAAAGAAACAAAAGATTACCGATACGGAATCGTTCTACGGTAATCTGTCAAGCGATGCTGCGGAGCAGATGGAGATTGGCGAGCTAGGTCTGGACATTTGGCGGCTGTATATGATTGAGTACTTGTCCAGCGAACTGGTACGTCACATACTCGAGGGCATTGCCGCAGACAGAGCCAGCAATGGCACCTTGGATCACCATCGCGTGCAAATTATCAACGGAGTGATACACAGCTTCGTGGAGGTACAGGACTATAAGAAAACAGGCTCGCTTAAGCTCTACCAGGAACTCTTCGAAGGCCCCATGCTGGAGGCCAGTGGCGCCTACTACACAGACGAGGCTAACAAACTGCTTCATCGGTGCTCAGTGTCTGAGTACATGCAGGATGTTATCCGGATACTGGAATATGAAAGCCGGAGAGCCCAAAAGTTTTTACACGTCAGTTCCCTGCCAAAACTCCGTAAAGAGTGCGAGGAGAAGTTTATTAACGATCGTTTGGGGTTCATCTACTCGGAGTGCCGCGAAATGGTTTCAGAGGAGCGACGCCAAGACTTACGCAACATGTACGTCGTACTAAAGCCCATACCCGATAATCTCAAGTCTGAGCTCATTACCACCTTCCTCGATCACATCAAAAGTGAAGGTCTGCAGACCGTATCTGCGCTCAAGGGCGAAAACATCCATATTGCTTTCGTAGAGAATATGTTAAAGGTACATCACAAGTACCAAGAGCTGATCGCAGATGTTTTCGAAAATGATTCTCTATTCCTGAGCGCATTAGACAAGGCGTGCGCCAGCGTTATCAATCGCCGGCCCACCGAGCGGCAGCCTTGCCGTAGTGCCGAGTATGTGGCGAAATACTGTGATACGCTACTGAAAAAGTCTAAAACCTGCGAAGCAGAGATCGATCAAAAGCTTACTAACAACATAACCATCTTTAAATATATCGAGGACAAAGATGTGTATCAAAAGTTTTATAGCCGACTGTTAGCCAAGCGCCTAATCCACGAGCAAAGTCAGAGCATGGATGCGGAGGAGGGAATGATCAATCGTTTGAAG CAAGCGTGCGGTtatgaatttaccaataaacTTCACCGCATGTTTACGGATATTTCGGTATCTACTGATCTGAACAACAAGTTTAATACTCACCTTAAGGATAGCAATGTGGACTTAG GCATCAACCTTGCCATTAAGGTACTGCAGGCGGGCGCTTGGCCCTTGGGATCTACTCAAGTTATACCATTTGCAGTTCCACAGGAATTTgaaaaatctattaaaatg TTCGAGGATTATTATCATAAATTATTTAGTGGCCGGAAGTTGACTTGGCTACATCACATGTGTCATGGAGAATTAAAATTGAGCCATTTGAAAAAATCCTACATCGTGACTATGCAAACATACCAGATGGCGATAATTCTGCTGTTCGAGACTTGTGATAGTCTGAGTTGTCGGGAGATCCAGAACACCTTACAGCTAAACGACGAAACGTTTCAAAAGCACATGCAGCCTATTATCGAGTCAAAGCTTTTAAATGCCAGCTCAGAGAATCTCGCCGGTGAGACTCGAATAGAATTAAATTTGGATTACACAAATAAACGTACAAAGTTTAAAATAAGTTCGGCTTTGCAAAAAGAAACGCCACAGGAG GTTGAGCACACAATTAACTCGGTAGATGAGGACCGAAAACTCTTTCTACAAGCCGCCATTGTTAGAATTATGAAAGCGCGTAAAGTCTTAAAGCACAATGCGTTAATACAAGAG GTTCTCTCTTTATCGAAGGTTAGCTTTACACCCAACATAGCAATGATCAAGAAATGCGTGGAGTCATTAATTGACAAACAATATATTGAGCGAACGGCGAACTCGGGCGATGAATATAGCTACATGGCATAA